In Colletotrichum higginsianum IMI 349063 chromosome 1, whole genome shotgun sequence, the DNA window AAAGTCGAGGAGGGTAACTCTGCCACCGTCAATAAAGTCGatgtcgtcctcctcgatgACGGACTTCCCAGGGGAAATGCCACGGGCTGTGATAACCAGACGCTCCTGTGCTGATGAATCCCCAAAGCCAGCAACCCACTTCACTGtgccgacgccatcgagcTCTGCGACCTTGGTCCCCCAGACAAATGTATTTCGAAGCTTGTCGCATAGAATTTGCCACTGCGGCACCCGGGGGTTTTCTTGCGCCCGGGACGACGATGATCGCGACGGAGGCCCGCTGTTTCTCCGCCCTTGTCCGGCCAGGGCTGACAAGCCATCAGCTCCAGCGGCGTTGAAATCAGGCACAGCGTCGAGATCTTCCGGCACGCCGTACAGCCAAATGTCCTTCCCCTGAAATCCTGCGCTGACGAGATCTCCGTGGAAGGTGGCTGCAGGCAGAGTGCATGGTGTGAGCTTGGCTTGAGAGCCCGGGTCGGGTTTCGGCCCGGTAAAGTAGGTGGTACCATTACGCAGATCATCGATGCGTACAGCCCTGAAGGTCTCGAAGCTGCGATCATAAGTGAAGGTCCAGCTGGCCTCCTCCTGGCCCGAATCTTGCAATAGCACAGCATGACTACAATCGCGGCTCGTGTTGGGAAACAAGATCGACGTGGTCCATAGCGCGCTAATGCTTTCATCGGCTATTTGATTGCCAGGGTCATAGTACGGAGCCGTCAGGATGACTGtagtgggcggcgacgagtGGATGGTAGTTCCGAGAATCTGGGTGCCGTCGAAGGAAAATGATAGGGCGTCGACTCCATCGCATTTCACCGCTCTCCTGTCCGTGGGCAGCGCGCCAGGGTTGACCAAGGACACCTCGATGCCCCCTTCGTAAGCGGCAGCGAGAACAGAACCGCACGGCGAGAGCGCAATGGTGCGCGGGGGGTTATCCAGGATCAAGGACTGGGTGCGACGAGGCGGGGACTGCTCAAGGTCGTACAAGTCAACCTGCATTTCAGAGGACAAGACAGCCAGCATGGAGCCGTCGTCTTTGATGCAAGTAGAAacggggcggcggagaaTCTTGAATTCCCTCTTGACGTCGATGTGTTTCCCTCGCACGTCGAGGACGTAGATACGCGACGAGTTGTAGGCCAGTATATGATGACCGCGGGGAGAGGGGATAAACTGCATTCCTTCGCCGCCTGGACATGACGAGGAGCTAATGGAATTGGATATCAGCTTGATGACGGTTTCGCGGGGCCGCAAGTATGCTTCGAAGAGGTTGCGCTTGACTTCTCGGGCGAACAAGCGCCTGAGGCGCGGTAGGTCTTCATCTCGGACGTCGGCTTCGCAAAGGGGGGGATGGCTCGAGGAGTAGGACTGGCATTTCGAGAGGTGGAGGGCGTAGAGCTGGGCCTGCTGGGATACGGATCGCCATTTCGAgttgaggaggatgagggaCGCAAAGGAGTCAGGGTCGGTCAGCTGTAGTATCCTGAAAGGAGCATGTCAGTCAGCGACCGAGTCTAACGAGCACGGCAGCAAGGGCCTACATACTGTTGGATGATCTCGTCGGGCAGTCGATCGAAAGCGGGATCCGGGGCCAGAATGGGTGACTTGTCGATAGACGGCCGTGGTTCTGGTTCCCTTTGCCGATGGGAGTCAGTGCTATGGTCCATCATGGACGAAGGCAGACCGCTTGCTCTGGGTTCGGATGCGTCGTTGCTGTCGCTGCAAGGCTAAAGACAGATAGAGTATGTCATGTTGAATCGTCCGGAGTTTGAGAAAAGGGCCGTGGTTGGGACGAACGAGGAACCTGGGAGGCCCAGCGCAAAGCAAGAGCAGGAGGAACGGCTCGCTCACTCGCTCTCACTGTTCGCTCACTGTTCGCTCTCGCGCTCTTTCGGTCTTGCTATTAGCCTGgtgctggctggctggctggctggctggctggttggctgttgcggctgcggctacgtgtgtgcgcgcgcgaACGCATGCAATGAGTGGCGGCGGAGCGACGCTAATGGCCACCTGAAGCTGGCATCCATTTGAAAAAACGGAAAGTTACCAGGTGCATTTCTGTCTGCCTGCTCGTCTGCGATCCCCCCCTGCCCAACCCGCTTGCTACCGTGCTGCTCATTTGGCATTGGCACCTTAACGGGAGGAATCCGACCAACCCGGAGCCGACCCtccctgcctgcctacctagtGGGCGACCTCCCAAGCCAGACCAGGGTCCCCTCCTTTCTTCGACAGGCGTGACATCCTCCTATCTacagtacctacctacctagctaGGTACAAAGCATAGTGTCTGTCTACACCTGTAGTACGCGACAGCAAGCAGCAAGCAGCAAGAATAAGCATGCCTTCTTCTGTCAACATCCAGCCTCTGAGAATATTACTTTAGCTTCTGCTTCATTTTCTTCTCGTCGGAGTGTTGCAAGTCACCATCATTTACACTACACAGCATAACGACACCAACAGGCCTTCGCTCTACCCCCACAACTTTAAGCTCCTAGCCGCCAGTGTTTCCAATCAGTTGTCTAACTGGCCTATCAGAAAGAGATGCTAAGGCGCTCCCTGTCTCCTAAAACCATGTCGAGATGCCCTGCTGGATACAAGACTCGAGTCGGGGTGCTGCGCATTGCTGGGGAATATCCGTAGTGTGAAACCAATTTGTTTCTACACTTTTTAAACCTCCCTATCTCGACCTCACTTCATAGTTATTATTCCTTTTTCCTGTCCCACTCTCCTTTGGTTCTTGGGATCATCTGCCACCTATCCTAAATACCACATCAAACTGATGGCAGCCGAACACATAAACTTTGGGGAGAAACAAAGAGCGGGAAGTTAGTTGTGCTCTGACTAACACGACCTCGACGCTATTGGTCGTTACCCTGAGGATTGAAACGCGGGTGCATATCCCTCCCCGGTACCCTGAGCGGCAACATGCGATATGCAGGGCGACAGCCTACGGACTGTGTCAAGTTGAGCCAGCGATGGGGATACAATATTCTTCGCTGCCTTTGGGCTATCGCCATTCTCATTCCCGCTCGATGGCCTGTCCGGAGCCAACGATTCGCCGGAATCCAGCCGGCCACCATAACTTTCTTCCAATAGTTGACCACCAATAATCAACCTGCAACCTCTACGGAACACCGCGACTTGCTGCATATCAACATGCAGAATCAACAAATGCGGATATACGCGAGAGGTTGTCGTGGTGTTGCAGACTTCCTCTCAACTTCCAACCAGAACGAGACGCCAAACAATCCCTCTGGGCAAAACGCCGATGCTATTTTGGGCCGTCATCCTCGAACACCATCTGCGAAGTTGATGGCCTCCATGGACGAAGACGTCACTTGGAGATGCTCGTCAAATAGAGAAAACAGGACTGCATATGCATGACAAGAGAGATGAGTCTGACAGACAGTATCACTCGACAAGCCAGCTGTATTTGCAGACTTACCTAACAATCGCCCGCAACATCCGGCACCAGGTTGGAATTCGACGATAACGTAAACGCGGGACTTGGAATAATGTGTCTCGTCGGCTTTATTTCTGTTCAATCGTCCCCGTGTTCGCCTGGAGACTTCCCCAGTGTTTTCTGCTTCATCTCAGCAACGGTTCCTTGGTCGATACCCAATTTTGTCCCGACCAAATACTACACTACAGAAAACGGAGCAATGACGTTTAAAGAGGAAAGGAAACCCCGCAGGGAACAACAGGAGCATTGCGACACGGTATCAGGAGCAACTCACGAATCTTAATAATTGgcaaaagaagaagtcaCCCCTGGCAAGGGTGGAAGCTCGTCAACCGGTGGTGTGAGTATTGCAGCTCGTCTATCAGATGAAGCGCCAAGCCGGCAGCACCCTGCGCAGAGCCGTTGAGTATGCCACCCACAAATAAGTCCCCGGAGCGTTTTGTGACCGATCCTGTTTGGGCACGGAGACGGTCTATGATGTGCTTGCGTCAAGATTGCTTTAATTACATGACTGAAAGTCAACTTGACAGCGAGTTGAGTCAATTCTATCTGACGCATTTGCTCTGGGCCGCCGAGAGATAAGACCATGATGCCTTCCCACGTCTCCGTCTCGATGCACAGCTGCCATCTCGTTGACGAACCCAGTGGGTTTGCCCATCCTGTTGGCGGTCCAGTGTTTCCAATGGTCCTCGGCGGGCTCACTGGGTCTTTTTACAGGGTACAGGGTGTTTTTGGCTTGCAGAACGCTGTGCCGGCCGAGCCCTTGGCGACGTCACTGCGACTTGCACCCTGGCAGTGCGCGCTGACATGGGCCAGGTCCCCTATCAATTATGCAGCGCAGCCGGCCCAGCACGGATGCCGTTGCATGTGTACGAATACCGACAGTGAACCAGATCCCCCCAACGAACCCTGTACCACCTCGGTAGTTGGTCCGCTCAAGACCCTAAGTGAAAGTTAACAGAGACATGCTCGGCAGCGCCAAGGCTCAAACACCCTCCAGCTCATTCTCcgcgacatcatcatcattccTAGCGGTGGTactcctttttttcctcaTTGAACCGATACATCTTCACCCATTTCCGCGTCCTATACAGTCCGGAAACTCGTCCACGGTCTCCTCAGGACTCATCTTCGGCGTCTTCCCGCACCAACTCACCGCTGCAGCGAGTCCGTGAGACCAGCACGGATCCCTCTTCGGAAACGACATGCAGCCGCCGCTAGTTTAGACCCTTTCTCGGTCTCTCACTCTCGTCACTCTCTCggcctctcttcctctcccgCTCGGCTTTCTGCTCCCAAGCCGTATTTGTTCCCCACTGTGGCTCTCACGTGGGATCGCGCAGCGCAGCCTGCGGGATCATATGACCTCGAACAATGTTCGCCCTCCCTCAACCCTCcatggagaggaggaagttCGACTGGCGGAGATTCTCTGCGCCAGTTGCCATCGCAAGCATgatcctcgccgtcctctccGTCGTCCTCTACTTTAATATTCGTGAACATCTCACTGCCCGGGATGAGGTTCGATTTGATGTCTTGGGTTACCCCGTCACCTCTATGCGTCGCACATCGAAAGGGCTAACGCTGCGTGACAGGCCAACCTGCCGAGGGTGACAGTCGATCTAGGCTACGCAAGGTATTCTGGCAACGTGCTCCCCAGCGGCGTGAGCCAGTTTCTCGGTATGAGATTTGCGGCGCCTCCCATAGGAAATCTGAGATGGCGTGCACCTCAAGATCCCGAGCCTAAGGAAGGCACGACAGATGCCATTGATGTGAGGCGTCTTTTGCCATCTTGCCGTTCGAGCGCTATTTCGCTGACCGAGTCCCAGTTTGGGCCGACATGCCTCGCGACGGAAGTGACGTATCCAACTTCGGGCCAAGATGAGGACTGTTTATATGTCAACGTCTGGTCACCTAACAACACGACGCCCGACTCGAAGCTTCCGGTGTGGTTATTTATTCAAGGCGGAGGTAAATGCCCCTCCGCCCTCTCACGCTATCACCCCGCGTGCTGTGACCCCTCTCTCTCAGCGACGTCCTTGTCTGACGCGGCCTTAGGCTACACCTCCAATGCCAACCCCAACTGGAATGGCTCTCAGGTTGTCGACGTCTCCGGCAAGaacatcgtcttcgtcaacTTCAACTACAGGGTCGGCTTATGGGGGTTTCTGGCAAGCGAGCGCATCAGGAAGGACGGGGACTTGAATGCAGGACTCTTGGACCAGCGGCAGGTCATGAAATGGGTCCAAACTCATATTTCAAAGGTGGATTCGAGCTTCCACAAACACACCGAGGTCGTGCTGACTCAAACCAACTCGCTAGTTTGGCGGCGATCCAAATCACGTTGTTATCCATGGTCTCTCGGCAGGCGCTGGCTCAGTCGCCCTCCACCTCGCAGCGTACGGCGGGAGGGATGACAAGCTATTCGTAGGCGCCATGTCCGAGTCTGTCTTCTTTCCCGCCCAACCCCGCGTGCCCGAGCTTGAATACCAGTTCGACAAGACCGTAGAGCAGGTCGGCTGCAAGGACGAAAAGGACCAGATGGGGTGTCTTCGCGGCAAGGATATCAAGGCCATCCAGGACGCCAACCTTGCCTTGCCGTTCCCCGGAAGATCGGCGAACCCACACTTTTACTGGACGCCCTGTATAGACGGTGACATGCTCCGGGACTACCCATACCGGCTCTACGAAAAGGGATCCTTCATCAAAATGCCCGTGCTCTTCGGCACGGGAACTAACGGTGAGCATGCCCCCTCCTCTTATTTTCGAGCTTCTTGTCACTCATCGCATCTCCAGAGGGGTCCGTCTTCGCTGCCAACGTCGCGACCCAGGATGGATTCGTCTCCTTCATGACGGATAACTACCCGAAGCTCACAAAGAACGAGACCGGCCTCATGCTGGAAAAGTACCCGCTCCTGGCCCCCCTCCCGAACCACAACGCCTGGTTCCCCTCTACCAGCCAGGCCTACGGCGAGACGACCTTCATCTGCCCAGGCAACATCGTCATGGACGCCTACGCGGCCGCGAACCGCTCCTCCACGAGCTGGTCCTACCGTTTCAACGTACAGGACAACCAAAACACGGCCTCCGGGCTCGGCGTCCCGCACGTCTTCGAAGcgcccgccgtcttcggcatcgacgcGTGTCCGACGCCTGAGAGCTTCCGCACATATAACCGGCCGATCGTGCCTCTGATGATGAACTACTGGATCTCCTTCATCCGGAGCCTGAACCCCAACACGTACAAGCTCAACGGTGCCCCGGCTTGGGACGCCTGGGGGAGGAACCAGTCGCGGTACGTGTTTGAGCTGGACAAGAACCGTATGGAGaatgtcgacgacgggcaGAAGTCCCGGTGCCGCTTCTGGGAGAGCATCGTGGAGGTCATGGAGCAATGAAGGGCCCCAGGCTTGACACATTATGAGGCGTTGCACATGGATTTCCGGGCACACGAATTTGGATTGGCATATCGGATTGATACCAGCTTGGATGAGATAGCGTGTAATGTCTTCTTCTGTTTTTACTGCATAATTCCAAACCCTTTCTTGCAAAACATGTTCCAGCTCGTACAAATGGCTCATATAATCTACCTAATGCGAGAGTGAGGCCGGACAATAGCCAACATCCAATCAAATCTCCGATACTGCACCAGCAACATGTAACATGAGAATTACGGCTCACCTGTTCTTTCGATGTACTCCTCGCCGCATTTTCACACAAGACCCAGTCCACGGGAAGATTTGCCAAGGAACTGCGCCGCAGACTCGATCCGCCTCTCAAACCTGGTCCAGCCAACACCCGCAGCTGCCAGACGTGCTCCGCCCTCAGTCTCCTATGTGAATCGTCTCTCGCCAGTCTCTCAACCCGCTAGGCTGCCGCCCCGACGCCTGGCGTGACGTGTCATCTACCATGCTCATCGTCAGAGCCTTCCTCTTACAGAGAGCTTGATCTCATTCCCGTCCttgagaaagaaaagaaaaaaaagcaaCCTCTCAATTTTTCGAAAAGTGCACGAGCCGTGaacctccccctccccgctcCCTTCTATCGACGCGGACACTGGCCATGGATGATAGCGGCTCTTCGAGTGGCCGGACCATATCCGAGGCGCCAGTCAGACACAATGACATGCCGCGAGACCTTGAGACCCTGAGATGGCGCCATGCCATCCCCGGGGACAGCGATGGTATGTAACGAGTTTGCGTGTCCCCAACCGTCGTCTAGGGACTCGACTGAGTCGTCGTGCGTTTGAAAGAcaacgaagaagacgaaggacACAACGAGCGTCCTCGCCAGAGGAGGTTGATCGGCGAGACTCCCGAGCAtcgcaggaggaggagacggaggctGGAGGCCGAGTTGCAGTCGGACAGCGTCTTTGGGCTCGTAAGTTGTTCTCGGCACCCCATAGCTGTACCATAGACGCTGACGAATGGCAACGAATGAAACGGTTAGCTCTTTTGCCTTTCCAGTCTTGTTTATTGTTTTTGACTGTGGCCGGGCGGGTACACACATAAATCCCTTTCGTCAAACAGACCCCCTGCGGATTCCGCTCGCGTTCGATGGCTTACAGCAATTAAGGACTATCAGCGGGGCTGACGCATTAAACTCTTAAGATCGTGGCAGACATCGGGAACATTATAATTTACTCGAAATCAGGTCTCGGTATATAACTGTATAATAGAGCCAATGCAAAATGGGTCACCGATGAGTCAtatgcctctctctctctctctctctctctctctctctctctctctctctctctctctctctctctctctctctctctctctctctctctctctctctctctctctctctctctcctccctgGGATTTTGCCCTTTGACCAACCGCCCTAGTATGCTATATAACAGGCGTTCCTCTGCGAAAAGAGCATGACAGCCTAGGACGGGGTCAGAGCTGGGCTTTTGGCCGGACTGAACGCAGGAGCTGTCCTTGGGGTCTTGACTGGAGACTGTGGTTGACCTTCAACTGGCGCgagaggagaagatggagcCGGAGCGGGAAAGGCCGCATCCGGAGaagcgggagcgggaggagcTGGAGTGGGCTGCTTCTCCGGCATGCGTCCTATGAGGCAACAGCTGCATAGCAAGTCAGCTCAATAAAGATAGAAAACGTGAAAGTGTGGCCGACTCACAGGGGCCAGTAAGCGTGGACACTTCTATCCTTGATGTTGTTCCGCACGTCAACAAGAAAGACATTGACCTCCTCCGATGTCCAACCATGGGCGAGCGTCAATGATTCCATACAGAAGCCTTCGAGTCCGTCTGCAATGTTCTGGCCATTGAGcacgccgagctccttgtaCTTCGGATCCTCGCCCAAGGGTTGGGTGGCCACTTGTAGACACTTGAGGACACGTCTACAAAGCCAGTTTCAGCCAACACCTCCTTCAGGGGTTGAATAGGAATATATGGACGACCAAACATCTCTGAAGCTTCGAGAAGCAGTTGACCACACTTGATAAGCGGGTGCTCGGGCTTCACTGTTCCGTCATCAGAACGAGGGAAAAGGTCAAGTTCCTGCAGTTCGATCCAGCCGCCTGGCGTGAAATGACTTGGTTATGCATCAGTTAGCCATATCCCATCATAGTCTTCAAGTAACAAATTGACATTGATAGTATTGCGCAATCTATAACAGTCTGTCTATATGTACTTATAGTGTATTGTGAGAAATGGAAGCAATCTTACCTGTAGCACTTTTGCAGATACACCTTCCAGTCGTTCACACTTGATATCATGGATCGACTGTGAATGTACTCAAGAGGCCGTGAGTACAGCCAATTCTTTTCGAGGTCGTCAACTTCGAAGGTCACGTTTGGGGGTGAACTAGGGGCATGTAAGCAGTTTGACAGCCCTCTCGTGGGTAAAACAGCTGTTACGTACGTCGAAGGAGATGTCGGGGAGAGATCCATGGCGAGAACCGATGTTTTGATCAGGATCAAGAACGGTATAGCTCAATTACTTTGTGCCACATGGGTGATGAACCATGTGTCAAATAAAACAGCAAGCCTCTTAcacgaagagagagaaggcGCTCGGCTGCTTAACTTTCTTGCTTTTATGCCATAGAACCATTCTGCTGATATATGATAAGAACAGACAAATTCGCACACTGCCGTTAGGGTACGTTGCTAGAGATGTATTCTGCTAAAGTTCTTCCTTGCCCTTCTTATAAACCTTGAAAAGCCCTCATTGTAATTTATAAAAAGCTTTCGGTTGACCTACCAGAATCACACTCTCTATTTCGTGTCTCTTACCTCCTATGGCTGGCTTGCTCCCAACGATAAAGTACCTTTATACCTCATTGGTaagcaaaaaaaaaggggaaaCCCGCACTAATTTAACAGGGATATCACTTACACGGGGAAATAGGCATGATAGTTGCTGTTTCTCAGGTCCTTCTGGACATCGGTCAGGAACagatcgtcctcgtcgcggcTCCAGTTGAAGGCGCGCGTCAGCGGGTCCATGGCGAGGGCTCCGGCCCCCTGCGAGATGTTCTCGTAGTTCCAGGCCCCGAGCTCTTTGTACCTAAAGTACCCAGGTCAGGTGTTGGATGGCCACTTGCAGCAGCTGAGGATCACGTCGACGAACCCGGTGTCTTCCATGAGCGTCTTCAGCGCGGGGACGTGAATATACTCGCGCCCGAGCTTGACCATCGCGTCAGTGAGGAGCTTGCATTATATTTCCAGGATGCAGCTTGAAGGCACCGTATTATCGTCAGACTGGGCAAGTAGTTGAGGTTCCTGTTGCTCCATGTATCCGCCAGGGCTGAGACTACTGTAGTGTGCTTCGCCTTTTAGCAACTGGGCCACTGTGGAAGGCAAAAAGTTCGATTAGGTCGTAGAGATTGTTTAACCATGAGCTTTATGCCAAGAACATGCGTGAAGAACAATAGGCTGGAAAAGTTATAACCTACTTAAAGGACCGAGCAAAGAGATCTTCCCAATTGGCAATGCCTGATGTCATGAAGCGACTGTGAATGTAATCATATGGCCCTCTGGATGTCCATTCCTCTTCAATATCATCAATCTCGAACTTTACATTCGGGGCCGTTCTGA includes these proteins:
- a CDS encoding UMTA protein yields the protein MCLLTLGGSLGLAPPCQSSDEVGRVLDIGMGTGVWAIQFGDDHPEAKVIGVDLSAVQPGLTAPNVKFEIDDIEEEWTSRGPYDYIHSRFMTSGIANWEDLFARSFNPGGYMEQQEPQLLAQSDDNTLGREYIHVPALKTLMEDTGYKELGAWNYENISQGAGALAMDPLTRAFNWSRDEDDLFLTDVQKDLRNSNYHAYFPVSPPNVTFEVDDLEKNWLYSRPLEYIHSRSMISSVNDWKVYLQKCYSHFTPGGWIELQELDLFPRSDDGTVKPEHPLIKCGQLLLEASEIRVLKCLQVATQPLGEDPKYKELGVLNGQNIADGLEGFCMESLTLAHGWTSEEVNVFLVDVRNNIKDRSVHAYWPLCCLIGRMPEKQPTPAPPAPASPDAAFPAPAPSSPLAPVEGQPQSPVKTPRTAPAFSPAKSPALTPS
- a CDS encoding Carboxylic ester hydrolase, which translates into the protein MFALPQPSMERRKFDWRRFSAPVAIASMILAVLSVVLYFNIREHLTARDEANLPRVTVDLGYARYSGNVLPSGVSQFLGMRFAAPPIGNLRWRAPQDPEPKEGTTDAIDVRRLLPSCRSSAISLTESQFGPTCLATEVTYPTSGQDEDCLYVNVWSPNNTTPDSKLPVWLFIQGGGYTSNANPNWNGSQVVDVSGKNIVFVNFNYRVGLWGFLASERIRKDGDLNAGLLDQRQVMKWVQTHISKFGGDPNHVVIHGLSAGAGSVALHLAAYGGRDDKLFVGAMSESVFFPAQPRVPELEYQFDKTVEQVGCKDEKDQMGCLRGKDIKAIQDANLALPFPGRSANPHFYWTPCIDGDMLRDYPYRLYEKGSFIKMPVLFGTGTNEGSVFAANVATQDGFVSFMTDNYPKLTKNETGLMLEKYPLLAPLPNHNAWFPSTSQAYGETTFICPGNIVMDAYAAANRSSTSWSYRFNVQDNQNTASGLGVPHVFEAPAVFGIDACPTPESFRTYNRPIVPLMMNYWISFIRSLNPNTYKLNGAPAWDAWGRNQSRYVFELDKNRMENVDDGQKSRCRFWESIVEVMEQ